In the genome of Paenibacillus pabuli, the window GTTCGTGCGATTCGACCTGAAGCCATCCTTGCTTCGCCAGATTTTCATCAATCTTAACGCACAAGGCAATTTGTATCTCGTAAATTCAGGTGGAGAAATAGACTACTCGACAGACTCTGACATCCCCTGGACCAGTCAACGATTGAGCTATGGCGATATCATGAATCAGCAAAACAAACAGGATTTCGAAATGGCGTATCCCTTATCCGGTGAATTAGAGGGGTGGAACATCTATGGGGTGTTCAATGAATCGGAAATCTACAAGGAGCTAGGTAAACCGAGTCATCTTGTCATTATTCTGGCCTGTATCAATCTGATTCTACCCACCTGGATCATCATCTGGATGACTCGCACAATTCACGTGAGATTGGCCCACATCCTGAAACATATGAAAAAAGTGAAGCATCAGCAATTTGAACCGATCAGACAGCCTGAAACATCGGATGAGATTGGGCAGCTAACGGCTGAATTCAATCGTATGACGTTGACAATTCATCGTTTGATTAACGATGTTTATGTAGCGGACATTGAACATAAAAATTTGGAATTACAGCGGCGGCATGCCCAATTAAATGCTTTGCAGAGCCAGATCAACCCGCATTTTCTATTCAACGCGCTGGAAACAATCCGCATGCGCAGCCTCATGAAGGATGAGGATGAGACAGCAAGGATAATCCAGCATATGGCCAAGATTTTCCGAAATGCACTGACCTGGAATCGGGATAAAGTAAGCATTCGTGAAGAATTGGAGTATGTAACCTGCTTTCTTGAAATTCAGAAATATCGTTTTGGTGACAAACTGAATTATACGATTGATTTGGACCCGGAAGCTGCGGAGTGTGCCATTCCCAAGATGACACTCCTGCCTTTTGTGGAGAATGCCAGCATTCACGGCGTTGAGCCTTTGAAAGAAGGTGGAGAAATACGATTGCGGATTCAGCGAATGGAGAAAGAGCTGATCTGTGTGCTGGAGGATACAGGGGCTGGCATGACAACAGACAAAAAAAGGAAATTGCTCTCT includes:
- a CDS encoding sensor histidine kinase, with the translated sequence MKLNFFNNIRLRDKMLILYLFFVLLPVILTNVIFYQVTVANVKSQRTADLSKAMEQIRSEFMGEIRNAADLSSSFYTDSMLNDMLDVDYTLPVQYIEAYNSYLRKIFNTYYSGYRFLQGLTIYVDNESILPSGGVEFLTEEIRQSEPYRLLAASKQSAPLLIRTGPEGNRQTLSILRKLNYYEELPGWKEKFVRFDLKPSLLRQIFINLNAQGNLYLVNSGGEIDYSTDSDIPWTSQRLSYGDIMNQQNKQDFEMAYPLSGELEGWNIYGVFNESEIYKELGKPSHLVIILACINLILPTWIIIWMTRTIHVRLAHILKHMKKVKHQQFEPIRQPETSDEIGQLTAEFNRMTLTIHRLINDVYVADIEHKNLELQRRHAQLNALQSQINPHFLFNALETIRMRSLMKDEDETARIIQHMAKIFRNALTWNRDKVSIREELEYVTCFLEIQKYRFGDKLNYTIDLDPEAAECAIPKMTLLPFVENASIHGVEPLKEGGEIRLRIQRMEKELICVLEDTGAGMTTDKKRKLLSYMEMDESMGDRVGVQNVIYRLKLIYDSRFHIHIDSAPGEGTRVEIGVPLEKADHSSKH